A window of the Listeria swaminathanii genome harbors these coding sequences:
- a CDS encoding ABC transporter ATP-binding protein, translated as MSGPGPGGGMRMQTTAKPKNFKETLFRLLGYMKPRSVAIIVVFIFAILSTIFNIFSPKELGKATTEIFKGVMSQDGINNDKIFNILMIVLVLYLGSSLFSFIQQYVMSSVAQRTVYDMRKDLKAKMARLPLKYYDTRSNGDILSRSVNDMDNIANTLQQSLTQAITAIVQMIGVLIMMLTISWQMTLIVLVTVPISIILVAIIAGRSQRYFGAQQRNLGILNDTVEETYGGQTIIKAFGQEKKTLVKFDEVNEDYFKAAKKAQFISGIMMPVMQFVGNLGYVGVCVAGGIFVTNGTLQVGDIQSFTQYVQLFTQPISSVANIANIIQSTIASAERVFEMMDEEEEKDEIPANINQVAGEEHSIVFDHVKFGYTPDKPLMTDLNIHVEEGQMVAIVGPTGAGKTTIINLLMRFYDVDGGEIRMKGIDTRDMTKDAVREKFGMVLQDTWLFNGTIADNIAYGREGATKDEVIGAAKAAYADDFIRRLPNGYDTVLNEEGSNISQGQKQLLTIARAILSDPSILILDEATSSVDTRTELNIQLAMGNLMEGRTSFVIAHRLSTIRDADLILVMNHGSVIEQGTHQELLDAKGFYADLYNSQFTGAQAV; from the coding sequence ATGAGTGGTCCAGGTCCCGGTGGTGGAATGAGAATGCAAACAACCGCCAAACCAAAAAACTTTAAAGAAACACTATTTCGGCTTCTAGGCTATATGAAACCTCGTTCTGTCGCAATCATTGTCGTATTCATCTTTGCGATTTTATCCACGATTTTCAATATTTTCAGCCCGAAAGAACTCGGGAAAGCAACAACCGAAATTTTTAAAGGTGTTATGAGCCAAGATGGAATTAATAACGATAAGATTTTCAATATATTAATGATTGTTTTAGTCTTATATCTTGGTAGTTCCTTATTTAGCTTCATTCAGCAATACGTGATGTCGAGTGTTGCGCAACGTACTGTTTATGACATGCGGAAAGATTTAAAGGCAAAAATGGCTCGACTTCCGCTGAAATATTATGATACGCGCTCAAATGGTGATATTCTTAGTCGTTCTGTTAATGACATGGATAACATCGCGAACACGCTGCAACAATCTCTAACGCAAGCCATTACCGCGATTGTTCAAATGATCGGTGTTTTAATCATGATGCTAACAATCAGCTGGCAAATGACGCTAATCGTTCTTGTAACGGTGCCAATTAGTATTATTCTAGTAGCAATTATTGCCGGAAGATCACAACGCTATTTCGGCGCACAACAACGCAACCTCGGTATTTTAAATGATACTGTAGAAGAAACTTACGGTGGCCAAACAATCATTAAAGCCTTTGGTCAAGAAAAGAAAACGTTAGTAAAATTTGATGAAGTAAATGAAGATTATTTCAAAGCAGCTAAAAAAGCGCAATTTATTTCCGGGATTATGATGCCGGTAATGCAATTCGTTGGTAACTTAGGTTATGTAGGTGTCTGTGTGGCCGGTGGTATTTTTGTTACTAACGGAACACTTCAAGTTGGGGATATTCAATCATTTACGCAATATGTCCAATTATTTACGCAACCAATTTCCAGCGTAGCAAACATCGCGAACATCATTCAATCCACTATTGCTTCAGCAGAACGTGTTTTTGAAATGATGGACGAAGAAGAAGAAAAAGACGAAATTCCAGCAAATATTAACCAAGTTGCTGGCGAAGAACACAGCATTGTATTCGACCACGTGAAATTCGGTTACACTCCAGATAAACCGTTAATGACCGACTTAAATATTCATGTTGAAGAAGGTCAAATGGTGGCAATTGTTGGTCCAACTGGTGCTGGTAAAACAACAATTATCAACTTGCTGATGCGTTTTTACGACGTGGATGGCGGCGAGATTCGCATGAAAGGTATCGATACACGCGATATGACCAAAGATGCTGTCCGTGAAAAATTCGGAATGGTACTGCAAGATACGTGGTTATTCAACGGAACGATTGCAGACAATATCGCATACGGTCGTGAAGGGGCAACGAAAGATGAAGTTATCGGAGCAGCAAAAGCAGCATACGCAGATGATTTCATTCGCCGACTTCCAAATGGCTATGATACCGTCTTGAATGAAGAAGGTTCTAACATTTCGCAAGGTCAAAAACAACTTCTAACAATTGCCCGCGCGATTTTATCAGATCCATCTATCCTAATTTTAGATGAAGCAACTTCTAGTGTAGATACTCGTACAGAATTAAATATTCAACTTGCGATGGGTAATCTGATGGAAGGGCGTACAAGTTTCGTCATTGCCCACAGACTTTCAACCATTCGTGATGCAGACTTAATTCTTGTTATGAATCACGGTAGCGTTATCGAACAAGGAACACACCAAGAATTACTTGACGCAAAAGGCTTCTACGCTGATCTTTACAACAGTCAGTTTACTGGAGCTCAAGCAGTTTAA
- a CDS encoding rhodanese-like domain-containing protein → MYQSITANDLEQELKNSQLNILDVRDVDAFVEGHIPDAINIPINELPEKLATLDKEQAYTIICYAGGRSERASQFLAAEGFDVTNVMGGMGAFHGTVTQ, encoded by the coding sequence ATGTATCAATCGATTACGGCAAATGATTTAGAGCAAGAATTAAAAAACTCGCAGCTTAATATACTAGATGTCAGAGATGTAGATGCTTTTGTTGAGGGGCACATTCCGGACGCAATCAATATTCCAATCAATGAACTACCAGAAAAGCTAGCAACTCTTGATAAAGAGCAAGCTTATACGATTATTTGTTACGCGGGAGGTCGTTCTGAGCGCGCGAGTCAATTTTTAGCGGCAGAAGGCTTTGATGTAACGAATGTAATGGGCGGTATGGGTGCCTTTCACGGGACAGTTACTCAATAA
- a CDS encoding LapB repeat-containing protein, which yields MKKTGIKIGLCILLLAPLTIPNFTHTFAEENTETNVPQDVINIPDPVLKSYLNGLLGQAATSDITGLQMDKIKNVDINGSTLTDITGLEFAHNLTSLSLLNTSVTDFSVIANITSLNRLIISGTSLTDDSLPDLNGLINLTSMDLSNTNINDNSLDKINKLPQLTTLTLGYDYALTDIMPLQSLPNLTSLDIQFCGVHDFRGIETFPKLTSLSAHGQNVGRTSLINSTIKSSVLSYDETNQTIFVPFALMKERSVNFDDVAIPFTTSNSSSSTFFSLNNEQIASTRLTIDDTGITISGITKEYFDSIEQMKYNARYNNPAGAYATPPNFTRYTLTGGTYTQYFAVEHTLNIASDETMSYVEQSTITEEKFLQDIHAETDDDAPVTSDFSSVVDLNTPGVYTVTLNAENSAGLKATPQQVTVTILEIPIITAMQSITYLKESAVTEEQFLLDILAETSDDSTVTSDFESVVDLNKVGTYMVTLHAVSESGIEADPVTISVEVAKEDEPVKPTPTPDPDKPNEIVDKNESVNANKPEKNVSDPVNKTLPKTGDSNQATTVLIGILLAGIATSFFRKRKHR from the coding sequence ATGAAAAAAACTGGGATAAAGATTGGTTTATGCATTCTTTTATTAGCACCTTTGACCATACCTAATTTCACACATACTTTTGCTGAAGAAAATACGGAAACAAATGTACCACAGGATGTGATTAATATTCCTGATCCTGTTTTAAAAAGCTATCTAAATGGCTTATTAGGACAAGCTGCCACAAGTGATATTACCGGGTTGCAAATGGACAAGATTAAAAACGTTGATATTAATGGAAGTACTTTAACAGATATAACTGGGCTTGAATTTGCTCACAATTTAACATCTTTGTCTTTATTGAATACAAGTGTGACTGATTTTTCTGTGATAGCGAATATAACTAGTTTAAATAGGTTAATTATCTCTGGGACTAGCCTAACGGATGATTCACTACCTGATTTGAACGGCTTGATAAATTTAACTAGCATGGATTTAAGCAATACCAACATTAATGATAACTCATTGGATAAAATAAATAAGCTTCCTCAATTAACAACCTTAACTTTAGGATATGATTATGCTCTTACAGATATAATGCCGCTTCAATCATTACCTAACCTAACAAGTTTGGATATTCAGTTTTGTGGTGTACATGATTTCCGCGGCATCGAGACTTTTCCAAAATTAACGAGCTTGTCTGCGCATGGACAAAACGTCGGCCGGACTTCTCTAATTAACAGCACGATTAAAAGTTCTGTATTAAGCTACGATGAAACGAACCAAACCATCTTTGTTCCTTTTGCCTTAATGAAAGAGCGTAGCGTTAATTTTGATGACGTTGCGATTCCTTTTACAACTTCTAATAGCAGTTCTTCTACTTTCTTTTCACTGAATAACGAACAAATTGCTAGCACTCGTCTAACAATTGATGATACAGGGATAACGATTAGTGGGATTACAAAAGAATACTTTGATTCAATTGAACAAATGAAATATAATGCGCGATATAATAACCCAGCTGGAGCTTATGCAACGCCGCCTAATTTTACTAGATACACGTTAACTGGCGGGACGTACACTCAATATTTTGCGGTTGAACATACGCTGAATATTGCTAGTGACGAGACGATGAGTTATGTAGAGCAATCAACCATTACAGAAGAAAAATTTTTACAAGATATTCATGCCGAAACAGATGACGATGCACCTGTTACGAGTGATTTTTCTAGTGTTGTTGATTTAAATACACCTGGCGTTTACACTGTTACATTAAATGCAGAAAACTCAGCTGGTTTAAAAGCAACGCCCCAACAAGTGACGGTAACTATCCTTGAAATTCCAATCATTACAGCAATGCAAAGTATCACCTACCTGAAAGAATCAGCTGTAACGGAGGAACAATTCTTATTAGATATTTTGGCTGAAACAAGTGATGACAGTACCGTAACAAGCGATTTCGAAAGTGTCGTTGATTTAAACAAAGTTGGCACATATATGGTCACTTTACATGCAGTGAGCGAAAGTGGCATTGAGGCTGATCCAGTTACTATTTCCGTAGAGGTGGCCAAGGAGGATGAACCGGTAAAACCAACTCCGACGCCAGACCCAGATAAACCAAATGAAATAGTTGATAAAAACGAGTCTGTGAATGCAAACAAACCCGAAAAAAACGTATCCGATCCAGTAAACAAAACTTTACCAAAAACAGGTGACTCCAATCAGGCAACCACCGTCTTAATCGGTATTCTGCTTGCAGGGATAGCCACTAGCTTTTTCCGTAAAAGAAAACATCGTTAA